CCGTACTCCTCCAGCTTGGCGCGGCCTTCCGCGCTCATCCAGTCCGTGGTCCAGGCCGGCGACAGCACCATGGCCACCTCCGCCGCGTACCCTTCCTTGGCGAACTCGGCCAGGACGTCGTCCCGGATGGCGTCCATGGCGGGGCAGCCGGAGTAGGTGGGCGTGATGGTGACCCGGACGGCGGGCGCCGGGGACCGGGCACCGTACACCTCGACCCTGCGCAGGATGCCCAGGTCCGCGATGGTGAGCACGGGGATTTCGGGATCGCACACGCGCGCGGCGATGTCCCACGCCTGCTGCTGCGCCGTCCTTTCGCGAACGTCCATGGCGGTCACCAGCTCGCCCCGGGGAATTCGCGCGCCAGCACCTGCATCTCCGCCAGAACAAGCCCCAGGTGTTCGGAGTGGCGGCCCTGCCGGCCCCCGCCCGTGGCCATCGGGTGCCCGGACACGTCCAGTTCCGCCTCGGCAAGGACGGCGCCGGTGGAGCGGTCAAATTCATCCTTCAGGCTGGACGGCACAACGCCGGCCGTGCCCAGCCGTGCGGTGAGCGCATCGTCCTCAAAGAGCTCGCCGACAAACGGCCACATGAGCTTCATGCCTGCTTCCAGGCGGCGCCGGGATTCCTCGGTGCCGCCGGCCAGGCGCAGGACCCACTGGGTGCTGTGGTCCAGGTGGTAGTCCACTTCCTTGACGGCCTTGGCGGCGATGGCTGCCAGCATCGGGTCGGAGGATTTTGTCAGTTCGCGGTACAGCGGGAACTGGTAGTTGGCCACGATGAACTGCCGGGCAATGGTGGCGGCAAAGTCGCCGTTCGGCTGCTCAAAGAGGTGGGCGGAGCGGAACTCCGGTTCACGGCGAAAGTAGGCGAGGTCGTCCTCGGTCTTGCCCCAGGCGGCGCCGGCGTACGTGAGGAAGGAGCGGGCGTGGCCCAGCTGGTCCAGGGCGATGTTGCCCAGGGCCACGTCCTCCTCGAGCTCGGGTGCGCGTGAGATCCAGTGCCCCAGACGCTGGGCCAGGATCAGGGCGTCGTCGCCGAGGCGCAGCGCGTATTCGGCCACGTCCCCGCTGGGCTTGGCCGTGCCTTGTTCGGCGGCCAGCGCAATGTCCTCGGGCCGCAGCGCAAAACCGGGGGTGATGCGGGTGGCGGACGCGGCGGAATCGCCCAGGTTGCCGGAGTGGTCGTTCACAGGTGTTTCACCCCTTCGCTCTTCGTGTAGTACGTGGCGTGGCGGTAGTCCTTGCCCTGGGGCGACTCGAAGAAGGCACCCTTGGAGTCGGGGTCCGAGGCGGCAATGGCGTCGGAGGGGACCACCCAGATGGACACGCCCTCGTTCCGGCGCGTGTACAGATCGCGGGCATTGCGCAGCGCCATGGAGGCGTCCGGCGCGTGCAGGGATCCGGCGTGGACGTGGCTGAGGCCGCGGCTGGAGCGGACAAAGACCTCCCACAGGGGCCAGCGGTGGGCACCTCCGGCGGGGGCCGGCGTCGTGCTTGTGGGTTCTGCGGCGCCCTCAGGGGCTGCCGTGCTTTCGGGTGAACTGGCGTCACTCATGTCTAGGCTGCTGCTTTCTGTTCGTTCGTGGCGGCCTGCTGGCCTGCTTGCTTTGCCGCATAGGCGGCGGCCGCCTCGCGGACCCAGGCTCCGTCGTCGTGGGCGGAGCGGCGGCGCTCCAGGCGCTGGGCATTGCAGGGGCCGCGGCCGGCCAAAACTTCCTTGAATTCATCCCAGTCCAGCGAGCCGTGTTCCCACTTTTTGGTGTCCTCGTTGAAGCGGATCTCGTCGTCCGGCAGGGTCAGCCCCAGCACCTTGACCTGCTCGGCCAGCATGCCGACGAAGCGGGACCGGAGCTCGTCATTGCTGAAACGCTTGATGTTCCAGGCCATTGACTGCTTGGAGTTGGGCGAATCGTCATCCGGCGGCCCGAACATCATCAGGGACGGTGCGTACCAGCGGTTGACGGCGTCCTGCGCCATCGCGCGCTGCCCGGGCGTGCCGTTGGCCAGCTCCAGCAGGATCTCGAACCCTTGGCGCTGGTGGAACGACTCTTCCTTGCAGACGCGCACCATCGCCCGTCCGTAGGGGCCGTAGGAGGCGCGGCACAGCGGCACCTGGTTGCAGATGGCGGCGCCGTCCACCATCCAGCCGATGGCTCCCATGTCCGCCCAGGTGACCGTGGGGTAGTTGAAGATGGAGGAATAGCGGGCCTTGCCGGCCACCAGCGCATCCATCATGTCGTCGCGCGTGGTGCCCAGCGTCTCGGCGGCCGAGTACAGGTAGAGGCCGTGGCCGGCCTCGTCCTGGACCTTTGCCATGAGGATGGATTTGCGTTTGAGGCTGGGCGCGCGGGTGATCCAGTTGGCCTCCGGCTGCATGCCGATGATCTCCGAATGCGCGTGCTGGGAAATCTGGCGCACCAGGGAACGGCGGTAGGCCTCCGGCATCCAGTCCTTGGGCTCCACGCGGGAGTCCTTGGCGATGACGCGGTCAAAGTTTTCCTGGCCCGCGGCATCTTCCGGGGACATGGCGTCCGCTGGGTTCTGGGGGGCGGGCTGGCCCGCCGGCTGCACGTTCCGTGCCATGACAACTCCTCGCTGTGGTGCCGACATTATTTACCGACCGTTCGTTCAGAATATAATGTGACGGGCGCCTCGTCAATCCGCGTGCGCCGGATTGACAGAAGGGGTCGGAAGGGTATTACCTAATGAACATTCGGTAAGAAAAAGTGAGGGGCAACACATGGCGTCCAGCGGGGCCGGGCCACAGCACCCCATGCTGTCCAACGACTACGCGTCCGAATGGCTGGGCATTGAAGTGCTCGGGCTGGAGGACGGCCATGCAACCATCGCGATGACGCTGCGACCGGAGATGATGAACGGCTTCGGCATCACGCACGGCGGCATGATCTTCGCCTTCGCCGATTCCGCCTTCGCCTTGGCCTGCAATCCCGTGCAGGGTGACACTGACTTCGTAACGGTGGCGTCCGGCGTCGACGTCAACTTCCTGTCACCCACCCGCGCGGGTCAGCGGATCACGGCCGTCGCCAACCGCCGCCAGCAGCAGGGCCGCAGCGGACTGTACGACGTCCAGGTCATGGCCGACGACGGCGGCACCGCCACCGTCGTGGCCGAGTTCCGCGGCCGCAGCCGAACCATCCCCAACAGACACACGAACTGAAAGGTCCTTCCACGATGACCGGAACCACCAAGACGGACCCTTCCGCGCTGGACTCGGCGGAGCTCATGAGCCGCGACGAGCTGGAAGCCCTGCAGCTCTCCCGGCTTCAGGCCACAGTGGCGTACGCCTATGACCGCGTGCCGCTGTACAAGCGCAAGTTTGACGAAGCCGGCGTGCATCCGCGGGACCTGCAGGAACTTTCCGACCTTGCCAAGTTCCCGTACACCACCAAGGAAGACCTGCGCCAGGAGTACCCGTTCGGCATGTTCGCCGTGCCGCAGAACGAAGTGGTGCGCATCCATGCCAGCTCCGGCACCACCGGCCGGCCCACCGTGGTCGGCTACACGCAAAACGACCTCGACGTCTGGGCGTCCCTGGTGGCCCGCTCCATGCGCGCCTCCGGCGTCCGGCCGGGCATGAAAGTGCACGTCGCCTACGGCTACGGCCTGTTCACCGGCGGCCTCGGCGCCCACTACGGCGCCGAGGCGCTGGGGACCACCGTGATACCCATGTCCGGCGGCCAGACCGAAAAGCAGATCCAGCTGATCCAGGACTTCAAGCCGGACGCGATCATGTGCACGCCCACGTACCTGCTGACCATCATGGACGCCATGCTCCACCGCGGCATCGACCCGCGCGCCACCTCCCTGAAGTTTGCCGTCTGCGGCGCCGAGCCGTGGACGGAGGAAATGCGCCACGAGCTGGAGGAGGGCATGGACCTGCAGGCGTGCGACATTTACGGGCTCTCGGAAGTCATGGGTCCCGGCGTCGCCGGCGAATCCGTGGAAACCAAGGACGGCAACCACATCTGGGAGGACCACTTCCGTCCGGAGATCATCGACCCGTTTGACCACACCACGGTGCTGCCCGACGGCCACAAGGGCGAGCTGGTGTTCACGACGCTCACCAAGGAGGCCCTGCCGATCATCCGGTACCGCACCAAGGACCTGTCCAGCCTGCTGCCGGGAACCGCCCGCCCGTCGATGCGCCGGATGGCACGGATCAGCGGCCGCAGCGACGACATGATCATCCTGCGCGGCGTGAACATGTTCCCTTCCCAGATCGAGGAAATAGCGCTGCGCATCCCGGCGCTCAGCCCGCACTTCCAGCTGGAACTGACCCGCAGCGGCCGCATGGATGAGATGACCATCCACATCGAGCCCCGCGAAAACACCACAGCGGAGGAACGCAGTGCCGCAGCCCTGGCGTTGAAATCCCAGATCAAGATCCATGTCGGATCCTCATGCACCATCGACGTCGTGGAGCCGGGCTCACTGGAACGCTCCAACGGCAAGCTGCGCCGGATCTACGACAACCGCCCCCGGCGCTGACCGGGCGGCCGTGGCCCCTGTCGAAATCTCCGTGAGAAACTAGGAACCATGCCCAACACCGCCGCCGCCAGCGTCACGGCCCCCGCCTCGTCCAAGCGGGGCCGGCCCGGCTACGACCAGCAGTCCGTGCTGCGGATCGCCGTGGACGTGTTCAACAAGCACGGCTACGACGCCACGTCCATGGGACTCCTGGCCGAGCACCTGGGCATTTCCAAGTCCGCCATCTACCACCATGTCCCCTCAAAGGAGGACCTGCTGCGGCTGGCACTGGAGGAGGCCTTGGGCGGCCTGGAGGGCGTCCTGCAGCTCGACGGCGCCACCACCGGCGCCCCGGATGCCCGCCTTGAGTTTGTGCTCCGCGGCACGATCGAGGTGCTGGTGTCCCGGCTGCCTTTCGTCACGCTGCTGCTGCGCCTGCGCGGCAACACGGAGATGGAACGCGACGCCCTGGCCCGCCGCCGCGTGTTTGACCGCACCATCACGGGTCTGGTGTCCGATGCCCAGCGCGACGGATCGCTGCGGACCGACATCGCACCGGGCACCGTCACGCGGCTCCTCTTTGGCACCATCAACTCGATCGTGGAATGGTACCGGCCCGGCGGCGCGCTGTCCGCCGAAAAGCTGGCCGACGACGTCCTGGCCATCTCTTTCCAGGGCCTGCACAAGTAGTCCGGCGCCGTTGACTGCGGCCCGCGTCAGGCGCACGATTTAGGCATGGCCACCAAAATTTCCGAAACCCTGCGGGCCCTCTCACGCGACCTCCGCTACGAACCCACCACCAAGCGCATCCGCGCCCTGCTCGGGGACCAGCCCGTCCTTGATTCCCGCAGCGCCGTGGTCCTGTGGGAACCCCGGCGGGTGGTGCCGTGCTACGCGGTGCCGGCGAACGACGTCGTTGGCGTCCTGAGTCCGGCCACCCCCGTGACGCCCGGCCAAGATTCGCCCGCGTTGCTGCACCCCGGCATCCCGTTCCGCCGGCACAGCTCCGAAGGCAAGCCGCTGGACGTTTCGGCCGGCGGGCAAAGCGCGGCCGGAGCAGCGTTTGAGCTTGGCGACCCGGACCTGGCCGGCTATGTCGCGTTCGATCCGGGCGCTTTCAGCTGGCTGGAGGAGTCCGACCCCGTCCAGTCTCATCCGCGCGACCCCTTCCACCGGGTGGACATCCGTCACAGCGCCCGGCACGTCCTGGCGTCCAGCGGCGGCATGGTCCTGGCCGAATCCACGGCCCCGCTGATGGTGTTTGAAACGGGCATGGCCGAGCGGACGTACCTGCCCGAATCGGACGTCAACTGGGACCAGCTGATTCCCACTGATTCCATGACGTTGTGCCCCTACAAGGGTGCCGCCAGTTATTGGCGGCTGGCCGGCGGTTCCGGGGAGGACGTGGCCTGGAGCTACCAGGAGCCGCTGGCGCCCGCTGCGGAAATCGCCCGCTACGTCTGCTTCTACGACAACCTGGTGGACGTCAAGGAGCTGTAGCCGGCCGGATGGTCCCGGACGGGCGCCCTCGCGAGGTGGGGGCTGGTGCCCGCACCGCGCCACACACGACTCCGTCGGTGTGTCCGCGGTGGCGCCCACCACGCCGCCAGCCCCCACCGTCGCTGCGCGCCGTCCGCGTCCCTACCGGTACAGCGTGTCCTCTTTCTCCACGAGGGTGAGGACGTCGTAGGTGGCCACGATGTCGCCGTTTTGGTTGTGCAGGATCGCGTCCCAGCAGACCTCGCCGTATTCGTCGGTGACGCGCGGTGTGATCTTTTTGGCCGTCAGTGTCACACGGATGGAGTCCCCGGCCGCGACAGGCGTGATGAAGCGCAGGGATTCCAGTCCGTAGTTGGCCAGGACGGGGCCCGGGGCGGCCTCCACGAACAGCCCGGCCGCCCACGAGACCAGAAGGTAGCCGTGGGCCACGATGCCGGGGAAGAACGGGTTCTTTTCGGCGGCCGCGGCGTCGGTGTGGGCGTAGAAGGTGTCTCCGGTGGAGTTGGCAAACGCCGTGATGTCCTCCAGCGTGACCTGACGCAGCCCGGAGGCAAACGCGTCGCCGATGCGCAGCTCGGCCAGCGACTTCCGGAACGGGTGCACGGCGCCTGCCATGCCGCCAAACTCGGGGTCCCCGGCGGCCACCCGGTCCGCGCCCGAATGCCACACGCCGGTGACCGCCGTGAGCATGTTCGGAGAACCCTGGATGGCGGTGCGCTGCATGTGGTGCTTGACCGAGCGGATGCCGCCCAGTTCCTCGCCGCCGCCGGCACGCCCGGGTCCGCCGTGCACCAGGTGCGGCACGGGCGAGCCGTGGCCGGTGGAGGTGCGGGCATCCTCGCGGTTGAGGATCAGCACGCGGCCGTGGTGGGCGGCAATGCCGGTCACCAGCTGCCGGGCGACGTCGGGATCGTTGGTGCAGACGGTGGCGACGAGGGACCCCGCCCCCAACGCGGCGAGCCTGACGGCCTCGGAGACGTCGCCGCCGTCGTGCGTGTCATAGCCAAGCACGCTGGCGACGGGGCCAAAGGCCTCCAAGGCGTGCACGGCGGGAGCCTCGGCGTCGTCCCAGCTCAGCAGCACCGGGGACATGAACGCGCCGTCGGCGGCCGAGTCAACGGCCCCGTCCGCGCGGGTCACCCGGGGTGCGTCCAGGGAGCCGAAGGCGAGCTCGCCGCCGGCCGCGAGCATGGTTTCGACGGCGGAACGGACGTCGGCCAGCTGCTCCAGCGAGGCCAGGGCTCCCATCGTGACACCCTCCGCGCGGGGGTCCCCGACCACCACGCGCTCCGTGATGCGGGCGCCGATGGCGTCAATGACGGCCTGGCGCACAGCGTTGGGGACGATGGCCCGGCGGATGGATGTGCATTTTTGGCCCGCCTTGACCGTCATTTCGGTGACCACCGACTTGATGAACGCGTCGAATTCCGGCGTGCCGGGGCCGGCGTCCGGCCCGAGGATGGCGGCGTTGAGCGAGTCGGTTTCGGAGGTGAAGCGGACGCCGCCGTGGGCCACGTTCGGGTGGTTCCTCAGCAGGTTCGCCGTGCTGGCGGAGCCGGTGAAGGAGACCATGTCGCGGTAGTCAAGCTGGTCCACCAGGTCCCGCGCGGAGCCGGAAATCAGCTGCAGCGAACCGGCGGGCAGGATCCCGGACTCGACGATGGCCCGCACGGCGGCCGCGGCCAAATAGCCGCCGGGGGTGGCGGGCTTGACGATGGTGGGTACGCCGGCGATGAAGGCGGGGGCGAACTTTTCCAGCATGCCCCACACGGGGAAGTTGAACGCATTGATCTGCACGGCCACACCCGGGATGCGGGTATAGATGTGCTCGCCGATGAACGACCCGTCCTTGGAAAGCACCTCCACCGGCCCGTCCACAATGACGTTGGCGTTGGGAAGTTCACGCCGGCCCTTGGAGGAAAACGTGAACAGCACGCCGATTCCGCCGTCGATGTCCACCATGGAGTCGATTTTCGTGGCACCCGTTTGGGCGGAAACCGCGTACAGCTCCTCGCGGCGCCCGTTAAGGTACTGCGCCAGTTCGCGCAGTTTAAGGGCACGCTCGTGGATGGTCAGCCGGCCCAATTCGGCCTGCCCGACCGTCCTGCCGTGGTCGACGGCGGCCGCCAGGTCGAGTCCGTCGGCGGAGACCCGGGCGAGGACCTCCCCCGTGCTGGCATCGCGCGCGTCGGTGGCCCGGGCGTCGCTGGCGGGGGTCCACCAGGCGTCCCGGACGTAGCTCGGAACCGTTTCAATTGACGTTGCTGTGGCCATGGCCGGCACGTCCTTTCAGTGTTGTCTCGGCGGGCCTGTCAGCCCGGGAAAGCATTAGTTCCAGTCAAAAAATCCGTGCCCGGACTTGCGTCCCAGCTCGCCGCGGGCCACTTTGTCACGCAGGATCTGCGGCGGGGCGAAGCGCTCCCCCAGTGTCTCCGCGAGGTATTCGGCAATGCCGAGGCGAACGTCCAGGCCCACGATGTCCGTGGTGCGCAGCGGCCCGGTGGGGTGCTTGTAGCCGAGCACCATGGCCGCATCGATGTCCTCGGCACTGGCCACGCCCTCCTCGACCATGCGCATGGCCTCCAGCGCCAGCATCACGCCCAGCCTGGAGGAGGCGAAGCCGGGTGCGTCGTTGACGACGACGGCGGTCTTGCCCAGCGCCGCCACCCAGGCCTGCGCCGTGGCCGCCAGTTCCGGGCCGGTCTGTTTGGCTATGACCACCTCGATCAGCGTGGACGCCGGGACGGGGTTGAAAAAGTGCAGGCCGATGAAGTTCTGTGGCCGGGCCAGTTCCGCGGCCAGCCCCGTCATGGACAGCGAGGACGTGTTGGACGCCAGAAATGCGCCGGGTCCTAGGTGCCTTTCCACGCCCTGCAGCGAGGCAACCTTCAGGTCCCAGATTTCCGGCACGGCCTCCACCACGAGTCCGCACCGGGCAAAACCGGCGTAGTCGGTGGACACGTCCAGCCGCGCCAGGAAGCCGTCCGGGCTGCCGGCCAGCCCGCGTTCGACGGACTTGGCGACCGCGCTTTCCACCCGGGCACGGGCACCGGCGGCAGCCTCGTCGTCGCGCTCCACCACCAGCACCTCGCAACCGGCCATGAGGAAGGCGTGCGCGATGCCTGCGCCCATGCGGCCGCCGCCCAGGACGCCCACGAACTGCGGGAGGGTTGGCGAAAAGGCACCCGCATCTGCGGGAGCGTCGGGGGTGGTTGTCATTTTTTCCTCCTGTCCAAGAATGCCTGCATGCGTTCAAACTTGGCGGGCGATTCAAACAGTTCCGCCTGTTCCCGGTTGTCGACCTCCGGATGGGATTCCCGCGGTGCGTGGAACACGCGCTTGGTGGCCTGCACCGCAAGCGGGTCCTGCAGGCCGATCCGCTCCGCCAGGGCATGGGCCGCCGCCATCAGTTCCGCGGACTCGACCAGTTCGGTGATGAGTCCCACGGCCAGGCACCCCTCGCCGGTGAGGATGCGCCCGGCCAGCAGCATCTGCTTTGCCACGGGCTCGCCCACCAGCTCCTTCAGCCGCCACGTGGCGCCGGCGGCCGCCATGATCCCCAGCGACGTTTCCGGCTGGCCCATGCGCAGTGCGCGGGTGCCGATGCGGAAGTCCGCGGCGTAGGCCAGCTCGGCCCCGCCGCCGAGCGCGTACCCGTCCAGGGCCGCGATCACGGGCATGGGCAGCCTGGCAATGCGGTCAAACAAGCCGGAGTTGATGCCGGCGAGGGCGTCGCCGCGGCGGCGTTCGCGCAGCTGGGCGATGTCGGCGCCGGAGGCGAAGATCCCCTTGGCCCCGGCGGCCTCGTCGCCCGGAATTCCGGAGAGGATGAGCACCTTGGGCACCTGCTCCAAGTAAGTGCAGACGGCATGCAGCTCGTCCACCATCTGCGCGTCGATGGCGTTGCGCACGGCGGGCCGGTTGAGCTGGACGGCCACGCGGTCCTCCGCCTCGGTGACCAGCAGCGTGGCGAAGGACGCGGGATCCAGGCGGTGTCCGGCGTCGTCCGCCAGGGACCCGGACATCAGCGGATCAGCCATCACAGGCCCTCCACCAGCAGTGCCGCGCCCTGGCCCACGCCGACACACATGGTGGCCAGGCCCAGCCGGCCGCTGCCGGTTCCGGACTCGCGTTCCAGGCGTCCCAGCAGTGTGATCACGATGCGTGAGCCGGAGGAGCCCAGCGGGTGGCCCAGGGCGATCGCGCCGCCGTCGTTGTTCACGGTGCCGGCGTCCAGGCCAAGCTCGCGCATGCAGGCCAGGGACTGCGAGGCGAACGCCTCGTTAAGTTCGACGGCGCCGAGCTGGCCGACGCCGATGCCCTGCCGTTCCAGGACCTTCCGGCTGGCGGCGACCGGGCCCATGCCCATGATTTCCGGGGCCACGCCGGCGGAGGCGCCGTCCAGAATGCGCCCGCGCGGGGTCAGTCCGTACTTTTGGATGGCGCGTTCGGAGGCGACGATGATGGCGGACGCACCGTCGTTCAGGCTCGACGCGTTGCCCGCGGTGACCACGGACCCGC
This genomic stretch from Arthrobacter dokdonellae harbors:
- the paaA gene encoding 1,2-phenylacetyl-CoA epoxidase subunit PaaA, giving the protein MSPEDAAGQENFDRVIAKDSRVEPKDWMPEAYRRSLVRQISQHAHSEIIGMQPEANWITRAPSLKRKSILMAKVQDEAGHGLYLYSAAETLGTTRDDMMDALVAGKARYSSIFNYPTVTWADMGAIGWMVDGAAICNQVPLCRASYGPYGRAMVRVCKEESFHQRQGFEILLELANGTPGQRAMAQDAVNRWYAPSLMMFGPPDDDSPNSKQSMAWNIKRFSNDELRSRFVGMLAEQVKVLGLTLPDDEIRFNEDTKKWEHGSLDWDEFKEVLAGRGPCNAQRLERRRSAHDDGAWVREAAAAYAAKQAGQQAATNEQKAAA
- the paaC gene encoding 1,2-phenylacetyl-CoA epoxidase subunit PaaC, whose amino-acid sequence is MNDHSGNLGDSAASATRITPGFALRPEDIALAAEQGTAKPSGDVAEYALRLGDDALILAQRLGHWISRAPELEEDVALGNIALDQLGHARSFLTYAGAAWGKTEDDLAYFRREPEFRSAHLFEQPNGDFAATIARQFIVANYQFPLYRELTKSSDPMLAAIAAKAVKEVDYHLDHSTQWVLRLAGGTEESRRRLEAGMKLMWPFVGELFEDDALTARLGTAGVVPSSLKDEFDRSTGAVLAEAELDVSGHPMATGGGRQGRHSEHLGLVLAEMQVLAREFPGASW
- the paaI gene encoding hydroxyphenylacetyl-CoA thioesterase PaaI, with amino-acid sequence MASSGAGPQHPMLSNDYASEWLGIEVLGLEDGHATIAMTLRPEMMNGFGITHGGMIFAFADSAFALACNPVQGDTDFVTVASGVDVNFLSPTRAGQRITAVANRRQQQGRSGLYDVQVMADDGGTATVVAEFRGRSRTIPNRHTN
- the paaD gene encoding 1,2-phenylacetyl-CoA epoxidase subunit PaaD, coding for MDVRERTAQQQAWDIAARVCDPEIPVLTIADLGILRRVEVYGARSPAPAVRVTITPTYSGCPAMDAIRDDVLAEFAKEGYAAEVAMVLSPAWTTDWMSAEGRAKLEEYGIAPPSGHSDAGGHSGPIRLALQVKCPQCSSLHTKELTRFGSTSCKALYVCQDCKEPFDYFKVL
- a CDS encoding DUF427 domain-containing protein, which codes for MATKISETLRALSRDLRYEPTTKRIRALLGDQPVLDSRSAVVLWEPRRVVPCYAVPANDVVGVLSPATPVTPGQDSPALLHPGIPFRRHSSEGKPLDVSAGGQSAAGAAFELGDPDLAGYVAFDPGAFSWLEESDPVQSHPRDPFHRVDIRHSARHVLASSGGMVLAESTAPLMVFETGMAERTYLPESDVNWDQLIPTDSMTLCPYKGAASYWRLAGGSGEDVAWSYQEPLAPAAEIARYVCFYDNLVDVKEL
- a CDS encoding enoyl-CoA hydratase/isomerase family protein, whose translation is MADPLMSGSLADDAGHRLDPASFATLLVTEAEDRVAVQLNRPAVRNAIDAQMVDELHAVCTYLEQVPKVLILSGIPGDEAAGAKGIFASGADIAQLRERRRGDALAGINSGLFDRIARLPMPVIAALDGYALGGGAELAYAADFRIGTRALRMGQPETSLGIMAAAGATWRLKELVGEPVAKQMLLAGRILTGEGCLAVGLITELVESAELMAAAHALAERIGLQDPLAVQATKRVFHAPRESHPEVDNREQAELFESPAKFERMQAFLDRRKK
- the paaZ gene encoding phenylacetic acid degradation bifunctional protein PaaZ, translated to MATATSIETVPSYVRDAWWTPASDARATDARDASTGEVLARVSADGLDLAAAVDHGRTVGQAELGRLTIHERALKLRELAQYLNGRREELYAVSAQTGATKIDSMVDIDGGIGVLFTFSSKGRRELPNANVIVDGPVEVLSKDGSFIGEHIYTRIPGVAVQINAFNFPVWGMLEKFAPAFIAGVPTIVKPATPGGYLAAAAVRAIVESGILPAGSLQLISGSARDLVDQLDYRDMVSFTGSASTANLLRNHPNVAHGGVRFTSETDSLNAAILGPDAGPGTPEFDAFIKSVVTEMTVKAGQKCTSIRRAIVPNAVRQAVIDAIGARITERVVVGDPRAEGVTMGALASLEQLADVRSAVETMLAAGGELAFGSLDAPRVTRADGAVDSAADGAFMSPVLLSWDDAEAPAVHALEAFGPVASVLGYDTHDGGDVSEAVRLAALGAGSLVATVCTNDPDVARQLVTGIAAHHGRVLILNREDARTSTGHGSPVPHLVHGGPGRAGGGEELGGIRSVKHHMQRTAIQGSPNMLTAVTGVWHSGADRVAAGDPEFGGMAGAVHPFRKSLAELRIGDAFASGLRQVTLEDITAFANSTGDTFYAHTDAAAAEKNPFFPGIVAHGYLLVSWAAGLFVEAAPGPVLANYGLESLRFITPVAAGDSIRVTLTAKKITPRVTDEYGEVCWDAILHNQNGDIVATYDVLTLVEKEDTLYR
- the paaB gene encoding 1,2-phenylacetyl-CoA epoxidase subunit PaaB — encoded protein: MSDASSPESTAAPEGAAEPTSTTPAPAGGAHRWPLWEVFVRSSRGLSHVHAGSLHAPDASMALRNARDLYTRRNEGVSIWVVPSDAIAASDPDSKGAFFESPQGKDYRHATYYTKSEGVKHL
- the paaK gene encoding phenylacetate--CoA ligase PaaK, with the translated sequence MTGTTKTDPSALDSAELMSRDELEALQLSRLQATVAYAYDRVPLYKRKFDEAGVHPRDLQELSDLAKFPYTTKEDLRQEYPFGMFAVPQNEVVRIHASSGTTGRPTVVGYTQNDLDVWASLVARSMRASGVRPGMKVHVAYGYGLFTGGLGAHYGAEALGTTVIPMSGGQTEKQIQLIQDFKPDAIMCTPTYLLTIMDAMLHRGIDPRATSLKFAVCGAEPWTEEMRHELEEGMDLQACDIYGLSEVMGPGVAGESVETKDGNHIWEDHFRPEIIDPFDHTTVLPDGHKGELVFTTLTKEALPIIRYRTKDLSSLLPGTARPSMRRMARISGRSDDMIILRGVNMFPSQIEEIALRIPALSPHFQLELTRSGRMDEMTIHIEPRENTTAEERSAAALALKSQIKIHVGSSCTIDVVEPGSLERSNGKLRRIYDNRPRR
- a CDS encoding TetR/AcrR family transcriptional regulator; this encodes MPNTAAASVTAPASSKRGRPGYDQQSVLRIAVDVFNKHGYDATSMGLLAEHLGISKSAIYHHVPSKEDLLRLALEEALGGLEGVLQLDGATTGAPDARLEFVLRGTIEVLVSRLPFVTLLLRLRGNTEMERDALARRRVFDRTITGLVSDAQRDGSLRTDIAPGTVTRLLFGTINSIVEWYRPGGALSAEKLADDVLAISFQGLHK
- a CDS encoding 3-hydroxyacyl-CoA dehydrogenase family protein, whose product is MTTTPDAPADAGAFSPTLPQFVGVLGGGRMGAGIAHAFLMAGCEVLVVERDDEAAAGARARVESAVAKSVERGLAGSPDGFLARLDVSTDYAGFARCGLVVEAVPEIWDLKVASLQGVERHLGPGAFLASNTSSLSMTGLAAELARPQNFIGLHFFNPVPASTLIEVVIAKQTGPELAATAQAWVAALGKTAVVVNDAPGFASSRLGVMLALEAMRMVEEGVASAEDIDAAMVLGYKHPTGPLRTTDIVGLDVRLGIAEYLAETLGERFAPPQILRDKVARGELGRKSGHGFFDWN